In one window of Microbacterium natoriense DNA:
- a CDS encoding NAD(P)-dependent oxidoreductase: MKILIPNTIELSLGSDADVVVYDVDAPVPAPHRDAAVLVAWHNSAEQLADAARTLPALKLVQALASGADVVLNAGFASAVHICSGRSLHDGPVAEHALALILSAVRRLDRLHEAQHAHRWDQEFIAAQAAPETRDLYTLAGATVTIWGFGSIAARLAPLLQLLGAEVHGIARSSGERAGVPVVAESDASELLGRTDVLVSLLPANAETAELFDSAVFTAVKAGAVFVNVGRGATVDESALIDALASGRLRAAAIDVTRSEPLPADSPLWDAPNLVITPHVAGNRPVGSGALIDENVRRLLAGEDLLNRVR, translated from the coding sequence ATGAAGATCCTGATCCCGAACACGATCGAGCTGAGCCTGGGCTCCGACGCCGATGTCGTCGTCTACGACGTGGACGCACCGGTGCCGGCGCCGCACCGCGACGCCGCGGTCCTCGTCGCCTGGCACAACTCCGCCGAGCAGCTGGCGGACGCTGCACGCACCCTGCCTGCGCTGAAGCTCGTTCAGGCGCTGGCGTCGGGAGCCGATGTCGTGCTGAACGCCGGGTTCGCGTCGGCGGTGCACATCTGCTCCGGGCGCTCGCTGCACGACGGGCCAGTCGCCGAGCACGCGCTGGCGCTGATCCTCAGCGCGGTCCGCCGACTCGATCGCCTGCACGAGGCGCAGCACGCCCACCGCTGGGACCAGGAGTTCATCGCCGCCCAGGCGGCTCCGGAGACCCGTGACCTCTACACGCTCGCCGGCGCGACGGTCACGATCTGGGGGTTCGGGTCGATCGCTGCCCGGCTCGCACCTCTGCTGCAGCTTCTCGGTGCAGAGGTGCACGGCATCGCGCGCTCCTCCGGCGAGCGCGCCGGGGTGCCGGTGGTCGCCGAGAGCGACGCGAGCGAGCTGCTCGGCCGAACCGACGTCCTCGTCTCATTGCTGCCCGCCAACGCCGAGACGGCCGAGCTGTTCGACTCGGCGGTGTTCACAGCCGTGAAGGCCGGCGCCGTGTTCGTGAACGTGGGCCGGGGAGCCACGGTCGACGAGAGCGCCCTGATCGACGCGCTCGCATCGGGGCGGCTGCGCGCTGCCGCGATCGATGTGACGCGGTCCGAGCCGCTGCCCGCCGACTCGCCTTTGTGGGACGCCCCGAACCTCGTGATCACACCGCATGTCGCAGGCAACCGCCCGGTCGGATCCGGTGCGCTGATCGACGAGAACGTGCGCCGGCTGCTCGCGGGCGAGGATCTCCTGAACCGCGTACGGTGA
- a CDS encoding methionine/alanine import family NSS transporter small subunit, giving the protein MTGTAIVMMIVAMVTVWGGLIAAIVNLARHPEVAETEPESPPVEL; this is encoded by the coding sequence ATGACCGGCACCGCGATCGTCATGATGATCGTCGCGATGGTCACCGTCTGGGGTGGCCTGATCGCGGCGATCGTGAACCTCGCCCGCCACCCTGAGGTGGCCGAGACCGAGCCGGAGTCGCCGCCGGTCGAGCTGTAG
- the glgX gene encoding glycogen debranching protein GlgX: MTLEVWPGSAYPLGATFDGQGTNFALFSEGAERVELCLFDDKGGEQRVDLAEVDAFVWHGYLPSLQPGQLYGYRVHGPYDPTQGTRFNPNKLLLDPYAKAVSGKIAWGQPAFGYDFGDPDSRNDDDSAGIMVKGVVVNPFFEWAGDRPPKIPYAQTVIYEAHVKGLTERHPGVPDSLRGRYAGIAHPAIIDHLTRLGVTAIELMPVHQFLDDAVLEEKGLSNYWGYNTLAFFAPHNAYSSSGERGQQVQEFKAMVRALHAAGIEVILDVVYNHTAEGNHLGPTLSLRGIDNEAYYRLEKDKRYYTDYTGTGNSLNAGNPHALQLIMDSLRYWVTEMHVDGFRFDLASTLAREFYDVDRLSTFFELVQQDPIVSQVKLIAEPWDVGPGGYQVGNFPPQWTEWNGKYRDTVRDFWRGEPQALGEFASRLTGSADLYEHSGRRPVASINFVTAHDGFTLRDLVSYNDKHNDANGEGNADGESHNRSDNMGAEGPIDDPAINRRRARQQRNFLATLLLSQGVPMISHGDELGRTQGGNNNGYAQDNETTWIDWDAADTPLIEFTAALARLRSAHPTFRRSRFFNGRPVRVADGERVPDVVWLRPDAATMQPEDWDSGFGRAVGMFLNGHGTREKDERGRPVTDLNFIVYFNSGDDRVDVTLPDDRHGDSWEVVVDTAGEADEEQPLSAGGGFTMEAKSLLVLRAAGDDEGPVDDSVEASLRAQSEHGEALAGEADAGETDAGAVTA; this comes from the coding sequence ATGACGCTCGAGGTCTGGCCAGGGTCGGCATATCCGCTGGGGGCGACGTTCGACGGTCAGGGCACGAACTTCGCGCTGTTCAGCGAAGGCGCCGAACGCGTCGAGCTGTGTCTGTTCGACGACAAAGGCGGCGAGCAGCGCGTCGACCTCGCGGAGGTCGACGCGTTCGTGTGGCACGGCTATCTCCCCTCGCTGCAGCCCGGCCAGCTCTACGGATACCGCGTGCACGGGCCGTACGATCCGACGCAGGGCACGCGGTTCAACCCGAACAAGCTGCTGCTCGATCCCTACGCGAAAGCGGTGTCGGGGAAGATCGCCTGGGGGCAGCCGGCGTTCGGCTACGACTTCGGCGACCCCGACTCCCGCAACGACGACGACTCGGCCGGGATCATGGTCAAAGGCGTGGTCGTGAACCCCTTCTTCGAATGGGCGGGCGACCGGCCGCCGAAGATCCCCTACGCGCAGACCGTGATCTACGAGGCCCACGTGAAGGGGCTCACCGAGCGGCATCCGGGTGTCCCCGATTCCCTGCGCGGCCGGTACGCCGGCATCGCGCACCCCGCGATCATCGACCACCTCACCCGCCTCGGCGTGACGGCGATCGAGCTCATGCCGGTGCACCAGTTCCTCGACGACGCCGTGCTCGAGGAGAAGGGCCTGTCGAACTACTGGGGCTACAACACGCTCGCATTCTTCGCGCCGCACAACGCCTATTCCTCGAGCGGCGAACGCGGTCAGCAGGTGCAGGAGTTCAAGGCGATGGTGCGGGCTCTACACGCGGCGGGGATCGAGGTCATCCTCGACGTCGTCTACAACCACACCGCCGAGGGGAACCACCTCGGACCGACGTTGTCGTTGCGTGGCATCGACAACGAGGCGTATTACCGGCTCGAGAAGGACAAGCGGTACTACACCGACTACACCGGCACCGGGAACAGCCTGAACGCCGGCAACCCGCACGCGCTGCAGTTGATCATGGACTCGCTGCGGTACTGGGTGACCGAGATGCACGTCGACGGCTTCCGGTTCGACCTCGCCTCGACCCTCGCCAGAGAGTTCTACGACGTCGACCGGCTGTCGACGTTCTTCGAGCTCGTGCAGCAGGACCCGATCGTGTCGCAGGTGAAGCTCATCGCCGAGCCCTGGGACGTCGGGCCCGGCGGCTACCAGGTCGGCAACTTCCCGCCGCAATGGACGGAATGGAACGGCAAGTACCGCGACACCGTCCGCGATTTCTGGCGGGGTGAACCGCAGGCGCTGGGCGAGTTCGCCTCGCGCCTCACCGGATCGGCCGACCTGTACGAGCACTCGGGGCGGCGCCCCGTGGCATCCATCAACTTCGTCACCGCCCACGACGGCTTCACGCTGCGCGATCTCGTGTCGTACAACGACAAGCACAACGACGCGAACGGCGAGGGCAACGCCGACGGGGAATCTCACAATCGTTCCGACAACATGGGGGCGGAGGGGCCGATCGACGACCCCGCGATCAATCGGCGGCGGGCGCGCCAGCAGCGCAACTTCCTCGCCACGCTGCTGCTCTCGCAGGGCGTGCCGATGATCTCGCACGGAGACGAGCTCGGCCGCACGCAGGGCGGCAACAACAACGGCTACGCGCAGGACAACGAGACGACGTGGATCGACTGGGATGCTGCGGACACGCCGTTGATCGAGTTCACTGCCGCGCTGGCGCGGCTGCGCAGCGCGCATCCGACGTTCCGCCGCAGTCGGTTCTTCAACGGCCGCCCGGTGCGGGTCGCCGACGGCGAGCGCGTGCCCGACGTCGTCTGGCTGCGGCCGGATGCCGCCACGATGCAGCCCGAAGACTGGGACTCCGGGTTCGGCCGCGCGGTGGGGATGTTCCTCAACGGGCACGGCACCCGCGAGAAGGACGAACGCGGCCGCCCGGTGACCGATCTGAACTTCATCGTCTACTTCAACAGCGGCGATGACCGCGTCGACGTGACTCTTCCCGACGACAGGCACGGCGACAGCTGGGAGGTCGTGGTGGACACGGCGGGAGAGGCCGACGAGGAGCAACCGCTCTCGGCCGGCGGCGGGTTCACGATGGAGGCGAAGTCGCTGCTCGTGCTCCGGGCCGCGGGAGACGACGAGGGTCCCGTCGACGACTCGGTGGAGGCGTCGCTGAGGGCGCAGAGCGAACACGGTGAAGCGCTCGCCGGAGAGGCGGATGCCGGAGAGACGGATGCTGGCGCGGTGACCGCATGA